Proteins encoded by one window of Zerene cesonia ecotype Mississippi unplaced genomic scaffold, Zerene_cesonia_1.1 Zces_u012, whole genome shotgun sequence:
- the LOC119839365 gene encoding uncharacterized protein LOC119839365 encodes MKALTEILGHQVNARAYGTGVRFSPQDEAEYRAVDRYLRRIEGEGEDISWFSYSPEAERSVKVAVRGLPINTQPEELLAALRERGYEPEFARPIRARKGRPGCLFLAILKKTPNITPGIYSIKELMHMPGVTVEASQAAQRAPAPARPVAAAAAAAHTPSSRRVCERGSR; translated from the exons ATGAAGGCGCTGACGGAGATCCTGGGGCACCAGGTGAATGCGCGCGCCTATGGCACAGGCGTGCGCTTCTCGCCCCAGGACGAAGCGGAGTACCGAGCGGTAGACCGCTACCTGCGCCGCATCGAGGGGGAGGGAGAGGACATTTCATGGTTCTCGTACTCCCCCGAAGCGGAGCGCAGCGTCAAGGTAGCCGTCCGCGGGCTGCCGATAAACACGCAGCCCGAGGAGCTGCTCGCCGCGCTGCGCGAACGGGGCTATGAGCCCGAGTTCGCGCGGCCCATCCGCGCTAGGAAGGGGCGCCCTGGTTGCCTCTTCCTGGCGATACTCAAGAAGACGCCGAACATCACCCCGGGCATATACTCCATAAAGGAGCTTATGCACATGCCCGGGGTCACCGTCGAG GCCTCGCAGGCGGCCCAGCGCGCCCCTGCGCCGGCGCGCCCTgtcgccgccgccgccgccgccgctcaCACACCCTCCTCGCGGAGGGTGTGTGAGAGAGGATCCCGATAA